The sequence AAACTAATCTCAGTTCCACGGTAAAACTTTTTTTGCCCTTTTTGGTTGCCGAAACCAAGTACCTGCATAATAGTCATACCCTTAATATCGAGATGATTTAAAGCCTCTTTTATTTCATCAAATTTTTCTGGTTTGATTATAGCTTCAACTTTCTTCATATGTAAACCCTCCTCAATTATAATATTAGACTGATACTTTAACTTTATTTGATTGTTTTACTTCAGCATTGTCGGGAGAAAACGAATCAAGCTCTGATTTAACAACAAGAAAATCAGGATAAGCATAAGCACCCATTTCGTCAAGATCAAGGCCTTCCAGCTCGACTTCGGGGTTGACCCTTAAACCATGTACCTTGTCAAGGAATTTAAACCAGATGTAAGAAACGCCGAAGCCCCAAACTATCAATACGCCGAAGCAAATCAGCTGAGCGAGAAATTGACCCGCATCGCCAAAGAATAAGCCTTTAACACCGCCTGCAACTCCGTTTATTCCGTCGCCATATGAACCATCTGCAAACAAACCAAGGGCTAAAACACCCCAGCTGCCATTTACGCAGTGAACTGAGATTGCCCCGACTGGATCATCAATTTTTAATTTATTTTCAACAAAAGAAACGCTTATACAAACAAGGATTCCTGAAATAAGTCCGATTATAAATGATGAAATTGCATTCACAAAGGCACAGGGTGCCGTTATTGCAACGAGTCCGGCAAGTGCGCCGTTTGCAGTCATTGAAGGATCTGGTTTGCCGAATTTAGCCCACATGTAGAACATAGCGGCAAGTCCGCCGATAGCGCCGGCTATCATTGTGTTGGTTGCAACTACTGCAAGTCTGAAGTCGCCAGCGTTAAGTGTAGAACCTGCGTTAAACGAGAACCAGCAGAAAAACAGGACGATTGTGCCTATTATAGCCATTGGGATATCGTGGCCTGGGAATGCACGTGCTGTTCCGTCTTTTCTGAATTTACCTATACGGGGACCGATTACAATTGCACCCGCTAATGCCATCATTCCTCCCATTGTATGAACAACCGCTGAACCTGCAAAGTCAACCGCGCCGTGACCAATACCAAAGTTTTTACCTAGCGTTGACATCCAGCCGCCGCCCCACATCCAGTTGCCGAAAAGAGGATAGTAAAACATTGAAACAAAGAAAGAAGAAATTACAACAGCTGAATATTTAACGCGCTCTGCCATAGACCCGGTTGGAATCGTAACTGTCGTATCCATAAACACCATCTGGAAGAAGAACAATGCATAAATTCCGGCATCATAAGTGCCGCCGCTTTGTAGGAAAAAGCCTTTATAACCTAGTATGCCGCCAAGACCCGGAATTGATAGCATTCCGTTTAAAACAGATCCGCCAGTTCCAAGACCAGCAGCCCCGCCCGAACCGCCGAACTGAAGTGCAAAACCGACTAAGAAATAACCTATTGCACCGACTAAGAAAACCATGAAATTCATTGTCATCGTATGCGCAGCATTTTTTGCACGGCAGAAGCCTGTTTCAACCATTGCGAATCCGCACTGGAAGAAGAAAACCATAAAGCCTGTGATCATGACCCATACAAAGTTGGCACTGTACTGGGCCTTGCTTGCTGCAACAGCTACATCTGAAATTGTTTCCTGCCCTGTTGATGTTGCATAGGATGCTCCTGTTGGATCTGCTCCGGCAGCCATAGCTACGCCTGCAAATACCATCATAAGAATTGAGATCAGGAACACCAATCGTAAACCCTTAAACTTTTTTTTCATACTTACTCCTCCATTAATATAATAATTAAATTATCTGCTTTTTAATGTCTTTCTTTTGCGGAAGTTGCTCCATGAAAAGATCGATGTCGGTTTGTAGACTTCTGAACTGAGTTTTTTTACCGATATGAAATAGCGTAAACCAAGGTATGCCACAAGAAGCCCAAAAACTAAACCAGGCATATTCGTATTAATAATCTTAAAACTTAAATTGCTAATTGCACTGTATATACAAAAGAAAATACCTGATATTGTTATCAACACAGAGGTTACATAAAGAAGAGCGATTATTATTAATTTATTACCTGCTACCTTTTGATTTTTCATACTAATACTCCTTACCGTGATACAAACCTAGACGATTTGAAATTTAGAAGATTCATATACTATACCGGCGGAACAAATAAATATAAGAATTGACCGCCGGCCAAGTATATAAGATTAACTTACCATAGCCTTTCTTAAAGACTGAATTCGTTATTTTCGTCAACATCGCTACCCCCATTCATTAATTCTGCTAACAAAAAAGACGCCGATTCACTTGTAGTGGATCTGGCGTCTTTGCCATATATAAAAAAACACCTAATTCACTTTTTAGTGAATTAGGCGACATTGCCTGATTTAATTTAAATAAAAAAGGCGCGAGCTCTTAATTGAACTCGGCGCCCTTGCCTTATTTATTATAACACTTATAAGATATCACATATAAAATTAGATTTCAATACTAAATTTTAAAAAATTAAAATTTATGTAAAAATATATAAAATAGATGTGCCTACAGTACACCTGTTATATAATATGTAACAGTAATTCTTGTTGTTACTCGGTTACTGTATTTTTGGACATAAATCAGAAATGGGACATTTATCACAACTAGGTTTTCTTGCGGTGCAGTATTGCCTGCCGAACAAGACCAGCCTGTGACAAAAGTCCGAAGACTTTTGTGGAGGAATAATTTCTTTTAAAGATAGTTCAACTTTATACGGATCTTGAGAATTTGCAAAACCAAGCCTATTGGAAATACGAATGCAGTGAGTATCCGCAACGATTGCCGGTTTTCCGTAAATATCACCAAGCAAAAGATTTGCTGATTTTCTGCCTACCCCAGGAATTTTTAACAGGTCGTCAATATTATCCGGAATAGTGCCGTTATATTTATTAATAAGCATGGTTGCAGCGTCCTTAATATTCCGAGCTTTCGTTTTATAAAAGCCGCAGGCTTTCACATCCTCTGATAATTCGCTTAAATCACATTCTGCAAAAGAGGATAGGGTAGGGTATTTTTTAAAAAGAGATTCTGTAACAATATTTACACGCGCATCAGTACATTGGGCGGATAGGCGTACAGAAATTAAAAGCTCATGCGGCTTAGTATATTTAAGAGAGCAAATAGCGTAAGGATAAACAGACTCAAGAGCGGCAATTATTGCATCCGCTCTTTCTTTAATATTCATTTTCATCACCATTTTTATAATATCATAAAAACAGTTAAATTTGAACTGGAATTATGTACACTATGGTTCCTGGATTATAAATCTGTCAAAGAAATCATCAGGTATTATTCCTTCAGAATTATTATTGCAGGTATTATTATCGCATTGACAGTGAGTATTGTTGGTAAAAAAGTCCACCGCAGTTACGCGATTGGGAAAAACATCAACAGTTCTTTTGTTATCGCAAAATATACAAGTGTAGCTTCCTTCCCTCAGACAGCTGAACCTAGCTGTACCGGTTTCATCAGTGCAACGTCGTGCTACACATTGTCCGCAATCATCGAGAAGCAAAATTTTTTGACCTGTAAGCTGGACGTTTGTTCCCGCGATTTTAACAGCGCAGGAAATAGCCCCCGTTTCTTCTGCTTCTGTGCGTTCGTTTCTTCGTCTGTACATAAGGATCCCTCCTATACAACATAATATTCAGATTTTCAGCCTATGTGAATTAAAGATTTTAATATTTTTATGTTTGACTTATGTAAACACAAATTATAATATATATAATAGAGTATATAAAAGGAGAAAGACTAAATGTCAGTAATTGAAAGCGCAAAAAATGCCTATGATGCTTCCTTAGTTTTATCTGCACTTTCAGGGGATGAAAAAAATCAGGTACTTCTAAGCATTATAGACGAATTATCTGAGCATGCGCAGGATATATTTACCGCTAACGAAATGGATATCGATAATGCAAAGCGCTCAGACCTAACTGCTCCTCTTTTAAAACGTTTGAAATTTGACGAATCGAAACTTCGCGGAGTAATTGAAGGATTGAGATCTTTAATAGAGCTTCCTGACCCAGTGGGAAATATAATAAGTAAAACGGAACTTGCCGAGGGTATGATTATGCATAAAGTAAGCTGCCCGATTGGCGTAATAGGCGTGATTTTTGAATCTCGCCCTGACGCTCTGGTGCAGATTGCGTCGCTATGCATTAAGAGCGGTAATGCAGTAATACTTAAAGGTGGAAGCGAGGCGGCTTTTACCAACAGGGTTCTCACCCAAGTTATTTTAAACGCTATAAGGGATCGTGATCTCCCAGACGGCTGTATAACGCTTCTTGAAACAAGAGCAGATGTTGCCGAAATGCTTAAATGTGACGAGTATATAGACTTGATTATTCCGAGAGGCTCAAATTCATTTGTCCGCTATATTATGGAAAACTCTCATATACCAGTCATGGGTCATGCTGACGGCATTTGTCATGTTTATGTTGACAAAGATGCAGATATCGATATGGCAGTGAATATTATCGTTGATTCAAAGACTCAGTATGTTGCTGTTTGCAATGCGGCTGAAACGATGCTGGTTCATAAAGATATAGCAAATGCTTTTTTGCCAAAGTCAGCCCAAGCGCTTAAAGACAAAGGGGTTACACTTAGAGGTGACGAACATACATTAGATATAATAGAAGCGGAACCAGCAACTGAGCAAGATTGGGGGACAGAATATCTCGATTATATATTGTCAATTAAAATAGTCGAAAATGTTGACGAGGCCATTAAACATATCAACCACTATGGCTCAGGTCATACTGATGCAATTGTGACATCAAATACGGAAACGGCTGAAATTTTCTTAAACAGGGTTGATTCAGCAGATGTATTTTTAAACTGCTCCACTCGATTTGCTGACGGATTCCGTTTTGGATTCGGTGCTGAGGTCGGCATATCAACAAACAAACTGCATGCCCGAGGCCCAGTTGGGCTTGAAGGGTTAACAATATACAAATACAAAGTTTACGGTAACGGGCAAATAGTATCGGACTTTGCAGATGGATCAAAAAAATTCACCCATAAAAAAATATAGCTTATGGAGGGGATAGTATGAAAAACAGGGTAGCAGTAAAAATAATGGATACCACATATTACATTCTTGCAGATGAATCTGAAGATTATATCGAAAAAATAGCTAAGGTAGTTGATAAGAAAATCAAAGAAATTATGGATTTAAATGAAAAAACTTCCATAACAATGGCCGCAGTATTGACTGCCTTTAATCTTTGCGATGAGGTGCAGAAAACGCAAGATACTGCTGAGAACCTACGTGAACAACTGCGCAGCTATCTTGAAGATGTCGGACGTCATAAGCAGGAGGCGGATGACGCAAGACGTGAAATTATGCGTTTGCAGAATGAGATAGCACATCTTAAGATGCAACTTACAAAAACAAATGCAGAATGACCCAATAGAGATTCTTTCTCCTGCAGGCAGTTTTGAGGCAGTATTCGCGGCGGTTAAAAACGGTACAGATGCCGTTTATTTTGGCGCGCCTGCATTCAGCGCAAGGGCATATGCAAAAAACCTGTCAATTGATGAGTTTTTCGCAGCTTGCTCTTATTGCAAAGAGAATAATGTAAAAGTACATATTACTCTAAACACTCTTTTGACGGATAGAGAACTAAAAGGTGCCCTTGAAGTCGCCGATGCGGCAAAACAGGCGGACGCTGCAGCAATCATAGTTCAAGATCTAGGGCTTGCCAAACTGATCAAACAGAATTTCCCTACAATTGCGCTGCACGGGAGTACCCAAATGTCTATCCATAGCTTAGATGGCGCAAAAGAACTATCTGAAATGGGGTTTTCAAGGGTTGTTCTTGCAAGAGAACTTCCGTCCGCAATGATAGAGTATATAACAAAAAATGCAGGCATCGAGACTGAGGTCTTTGGACATGGAGCATTATGCTATTCTTATTCAGGTCAATGCCTGATGAGTGCAGTAATAGGGCAGAGAAGTGGAAACAGAGGCAGATGTGCTCAGCCATGCCGGCTTCCTTATTGCGTTGACGGGAAAAAAGATTATATCATGTCACTCAAAGATTTATGTCTAGTAAATATAATGCAGGATCTTAAGCGAATGGGTGTTGCCTCTGTTAAAATTGAAGGAAGGATGAAGCGACCGGAATATGTAAGTGCATCCACGCGAATATATCACAAAGCGGTAATAGGAGAGCAGATCTCGAAACAAGATATCAGAAATCTTGAGATATTATTTTCACGCAGTGGATTCACCCAGAGTTATTTTGAGGATAAAAAAGGCAAGCAAATGCTTGGAATAAAGGCAGATAATGAAAATTCCGAGTATAATTCTATTTTAAAGTCTGAACGCTCGACTTATGAAAAAGATTTTAACAATTACAAGATAGAGACTAAGAGAAGCTTTATGCCAAGCTTAATTAACATAAACTTTCCTGTTAGAAAGAAAATATTAAATAGGCCAATCTTAAATTGCTTTTTTCAAACTGCCGAACAGGCTAAAAAATCGGTTCGCTTGGCAGATGCCCTTTATCTGTCTGCAAATGAAATTATTAAAATAGCTGACGAATTTGATTCGGGAAAGCTTGGCGTTATATTTCCAAAGATCATATTTGATAACGAACTAAAAAAATATGCAGAATTATTACAAAAAGTAAATAGTCTAGGAATAAGATCTGCATATTTAGAAAACCTTGGACAATTTGAACTTGCAAAAAAATCAGGGTTTACTATTCTGACGGGGTTAGGACTAAATTGTTATAACAGCCTATCTATAGAGTTGCTTTATTCACTTGGAGCAGGTAATGTTACTATCTCATGTGAGAACAGTTTTCCTCAAATAAGAGATATGAATGCTTCAGTTCCTGTTGGCATCTTTGCTTATGGCAGGCTTCCTCTTATGACTACTGAGAATTGCGTCATGCGAAACACCAGCAGATGCGAAGGAAAAGGAACATGCCAGTTGCCATCACAGATAATTGACAGGAGGGGTGAACGCTTTCCTGTGTTTTCTTTAGCTAATTGTAGAAATGTCATATATAACTCAAAAAAAATATATCTTGCTGATAAACTTAATGGATTAAAAAAGCTTCCGCTGTCGTTTTATAATCTGCACTTTACTGATGAAAGCGGAAACACATGTGCTGAAATTATCGCAGCTTATAAAGGCGGGTCCGATAGGCGTCCGACAGATTTTACAAGAGGTTTGTATAATAAAGGTGTTGAGTGATAGGATGGTAAAATGGAACTAAAAATAAAAAAGTTATGTGATGAGGCAAAAGTGCCTTTTTACGCCACAGAAGGGTCTGCCGGGATGGATTTATCCGCGTGCATAAGGGAAGCAGTCACAGTCAAACCGCTCGAAAGGGTTACCCTTCCTACAGGTATAGCGGTTAAATTGCCGGAAGGCACTGTGGGGCTAGTGTTTGCCCGAAGCGGACTTGCTGTAAAACATGGAATTACTCTTTCAAACAGCGTTGGAGTAATTGACAGTGATTATACTGGTGAAATTAAGGTTGGGGTTGTAAATCTATCAGATAAACCGTATGCCATACAGCCGGGCGACAGAATTGCCCAGCTTGCAGTAATGCCATATTTTCGATGCGAAACTGAAGTTTCAGATAATTTGGAGAAAACGTTACGCGGAAGCGGAGGATTTGGTTCATCAGGAAGATAGGAGGTCAAAGATGTCTATAATACTTGCATCGAAGTCACCGCGCAGGAAAGAACTTCTTTCTATGCTTGGTGTTAAATTTGATATATGCGTCTCGAATGAAGACGAATCAATTAATCCCGAGCTAACATATGAAGAGCTCGTCAAAGACATCGCATTAAAGAAAGTTTTAGCGGTAAAACGTTCTGCAAATATATCAGATGATCTGATAATAGGCGCGGATACTATTGTGGTATGTAATGGTGAGATATTTGGAAAGCCAAAAGACCAAAATGATGCTCGCAGGATGCTTACTGCACTTTCAGGAAATCGGCATGAAGTCTATTCGGGAATTGCTGCAATATACAAAGGGAATACGGCTTGTGATGCCGAGCGTACAGAGGTATTCTTTAGGACGCTGTCCAACAAAGAAATCGATAGTTATATAAAAACTGGCGAACCTATGGATAAGGCGGGTGCTTATGGAATTCAAGGATTGGGTTCAGTCTTTATAAGACGTATTGAAGGCGATTTTTTTAATGTTATGGGTCTGCCGCTATGTAAACTTACTGAAATGATAAAAAACGAATTTGGAGTAACATTATATTAATTAGGAGAAATCATGAGAGATTTTCTTAAAAATCCATATATAATAGCACTGCTTATAATAAGTGCCTTGCTTCTCAGCCTGATGGCATATTCAGCTGCGGCTGCAGGAAATATGAGCATTGTTCAAAATGTATTAGGTACGATTGTATCTCCGCTTCAAAAAGGGGCGTCTAAGGTAAAAAATGTTGCTGGTGACAAGCTTTCATATTTTACTAAATTCGATGCGCTTAACATTGAAAATACAAAATTGAAAGAGCAGTTAAGAACTGAACAAGCTGACACTCGTCAGCTTGAACAGCTTAAAATAGAAAATGAACAGTTAAAGAAATATATAGGTTTACATGATACACATCCAAGCTGGAAAATGGAACATGGCGAAGTTATATCAAGAGAGCCTGGAAGTTACTTAAGTTCTTTTACAATTGATAAAGGAACGCTTCATGGGGTTGCAGTAGGTAATGTTGTAATGACGTCTGAAGGATTTGCAGGAGTCGTTTACGAAGTAGGAATTAATTTTGCGAAGGTGTCGACAGTTATAGAAGAAGGAAACCCGATTGGAGGCATTGTGTCCCGCACCAGAGATGCGGGCATTGTTGAAGGTGATGGAAATCTGAAGAAGAACGGGCTATGTAAACTTTCTCTGCTGCCAAGCGAGCAAAGTGCCGCCGCAGGCGACGTTATAGAGACATCTGGCTTAGGAGGAATGTTTCCAAAGGGCTTAGTTATTGGGCGTGTCGTTGAAGTTGGACTTGATAAAGACGGTATTTCATACTACGCTTCCGTCAAACCGGTTGCAGATCTAAAAAATCTAAGGGATGTAATGGTAATAACATCTTATAATGAAGAAATTGCCGAAAATAAATAAGGGTAGGGATATTAATGAGTGAAAAAAGTTTAATACTTTCCCGTGTTTCGGCATTTACATTATTAGCAGTTTTTGCTTTTCTCTTTCAAACTTGTTTTGCTACAGATTTATCTATATATGGAGTCGTACCTTCTATTTTAATACCATGTGCGATTTTAGTTGGAATGACAGGCGGTATTAGAACAGGAATGATATTCGGGGTAATGCTTGGCCTCCTATGTGATGCCACAACGACACGACTTTTTGGCTATTATGCGCTAATTCTTTTGTTCGCGGGGTTTATTGCAGGATTTTTAATTCAATCCACATTGTGGGACACAATGACTGCAGCGTTTGTAATTTACATCGGTTTCTATATGGTTATGATTGTTGTTGCAGCGCTTGTTGTGCTTCTCGTTGGAAGCGGGTTATCTTACCTTGGTGAAATTGCCCGAGATTTACTTTTACAAATGGCATATTCATTTATTTTTATACCGCCTGTATTTTACTTGTGCAGGGAGATAAGGAATCGTTATTATAAAGAGGATTAACCGGAGGAAACATGAACGATCGAAATCTAACTGATAAATATAAAGGAAGACTGATTTTTTTAGCGGTTTTAGTTTTTTTAGCTGCAGCTGGTATGATTGGACGGTTAGTAAATATTCAAATAGTAAATGGAGCCGATTATGCCGAACGAGCAAATCGAAAAATTACGAGAACGGTAAATGTATCTGCTCCGCGTGGGAAAATACTGGATAGGTATGGCCGACCCCTTGTAACTAATAGAATGGGGTTTCAGGTCGTTTTGAATAAAGTGTTTTTGCCCGCTGATTCTCAAAATGATATTATCTTAAAATTAATGGGAGAATTAAAACAAGAGACACTTACTTTTACGGATAGTCTGCCTGTAAGCAATTATCCGTATGACTTTAATAAAAGCGATGACCAGGATGAACAGACAAAGATTGATAAACAAATAAAAAAGTTAAAAAGCTTTGTTAATGTCGACGCTGGCGCAAATGCCGGCGAAACGATGACTGCTTTATATAAAAAGTATAAACTTGAAAATTTTTCGCCTGAAAATGCGCGGTTAGTAGCCGGAGTTAGGTATGAAATGGATAACCGTTCTTTCAGCGCGACAAATCCATTTATTATTGCTACGGATGTCGATACCTCTGTTGTTACAGTTTTAAAAGAGCGGTATACTGAATTCCCTGGTATAGAGGTTCAGGCAAACACAGTAAGACAATATACTTCGCCAGGCATACTTTCGCATATTTTGGGAAGAGTAGGAAGCATTTATAAAGACGAAGCTGACGATTATATCAATAAAGGTTATGATCTTAGCGATATTGTAGGCAAAGATGGAATCGAAAAGACTATGGAACAATATTTGCGTGGCACCGCGGGGGAAAGTGTAATTGAACAGACAAGCCGGGGTAAAACAACATCATCAAATGATGTAAAACAACCTATATCCGGCAGTGATGTTGAACTTACTATAGATAAGAGGCTTCAGGAAGCCGCAGAAGCTTCTCTGGCAAAGAATGTTCAGAACATAGCTGTTAGGGGCAGAACTCGCGCGGAAAGAGCAGGGGCTGATGTTAATGGTGGTGCAGCTGTTGCAATTGACGTTAAAACCGGTGAGGTTTTAGCAATGGCATCTTACCCCACTTTTGATCTAACGAATTTTATGGCTGATTACCAGAATTTAATTAACGATAAAAAAAGGCCAATGTTTAATCGTGCAATAGGCGGAACATATGAGCCGGGTTCAACTTTTAAGATGGCAACGGCTTTAGCAGGACTTGAGACAGGAGCGATTAGCACAGCGACTACTGTGAATTGTACAGGTAAATATGATTTTTATAAACCTCAGATATATTACTGTTG is a genomic window of Bacillota bacterium containing:
- the mreD gene encoding rod shape-determining protein MreD, producing MSEKSLILSRVSAFTLLAVFAFLFQTCFATDLSIYGVVPSILIPCAILVGMTGGIRTGMIFGVMLGLLCDATTTRLFGYYALILLFAGFIAGFLIQSTLWDTMTAAFVIYIGFYMVMIVVAALVVLLVGSGLSYLGEIARDLLLQMAYSFIFIPPVFYLCREIRNRYYKED
- the mrdA gene encoding penicillin-binding protein 2, with protein sequence MNDRNLTDKYKGRLIFLAVLVFLAAAGMIGRLVNIQIVNGADYAERANRKITRTVNVSAPRGKILDRYGRPLVTNRMGFQVVLNKVFLPADSQNDIILKLMGELKQETLTFTDSLPVSNYPYDFNKSDDQDEQTKIDKQIKKLKSFVNVDAGANAGETMTALYKKYKLENFSPENARLVAGVRYEMDNRSFSATNPFIIATDVDTSVVTVLKERYTEFPGIEVQANTVRQYTSPGILSHILGRVGSIYKDEADDYINKGYDLSDIVGKDGIEKTMEQYLRGTAGESVIEQTSRGKTTSSNDVKQPISGSDVELTIDKRLQEAAEASLAKNVQNIAVRGRTRAERAGADVNGGAAVAIDVKTGEVLAMASYPTFDLTNFMADYQNLINDKKRPMFNRAIGGTYEPGSTFKMATALAGLETGAISTATTVNCTGKYDFYKPQIYYCWIYTEYGRGHGTTDVRRALQESCNIFFYNTGRLVGIDRLNEWCTKLGLGQKTGIELPGEATGILAGPSEREKSGQRWYGGDTLQAAIGQSDNLFSPLQIANYVATVINGGTRYKPHIVKSIQSPDGKGTSKVTQPEVAEKINIKENNYRAILDGMRSAAEVGTASSVFKNYPIKVGGKTGTASVGSGTANGVFVAFAPFDNPEIAVAVIVEHGSSGNSVAPVARDIFDAYFAKKAADNKDLPHDNTLLP
- a CDS encoding ammonium transporter, which codes for MKKKFKGLRLVFLISILMMVFAGVAMAAGADPTGASYATSTGQETISDVAVAASKAQYSANFVWVMITGFMVFFFQCGFAMVETGFCRAKNAAHTMTMNFMVFLVGAIGYFLVGFALQFGGSGGAAGLGTGGSVLNGMLSIPGLGGILGYKGFFLQSGGTYDAGIYALFFFQMVFMDTTVTIPTGSMAERVKYSAVVISSFFVSMFYYPLFGNWMWGGGWMSTLGKNFGIGHGAVDFAGSAVVHTMGGMMALAGAIVIGPRIGKFRKDGTARAFPGHDIPMAIIGTIVLFFCWFSFNAGSTLNAGDFRLAVVATNTMIAGAIGGLAAMFYMWAKFGKPDPSMTANGALAGLVAITAPCAFVNAISSFIIGLISGILVCISVSFVENKLKIDDPVGAISVHCVNGSWGVLALGLFADGSYGDGINGVAGGVKGLFFGDAGQFLAQLICFGVLIVWGFGVSYIWFKFLDKVHGLRVNPEVELEGLDLDEMGAYAYPDFLVVKSELDSFSPDNAEVKQSNKVKVSV
- a CDS encoding U32 family peptidase — translated: MQNDPIEILSPAGSFEAVFAAVKNGTDAVYFGAPAFSARAYAKNLSIDEFFAACSYCKENNVKVHITLNTLLTDRELKGALEVADAAKQADAAAIIVQDLGLAKLIKQNFPTIALHGSTQMSIHSLDGAKELSEMGFSRVVLARELPSAMIEYITKNAGIETEVFGHGALCYSYSGQCLMSAVIGQRSGNRGRCAQPCRLPYCVDGKKDYIMSLKDLCLVNIMQDLKRMGVASVKIEGRMKRPEYVSASTRIYHKAVIGEQISKQDIRNLEILFSRSGFTQSYFEDKKGKQMLGIKADNENSEYNSILKSERSTYEKDFNNYKIETKRSFMPSLININFPVRKKILNRPILNCFFQTAEQAKKSVRLADALYLSANEIIKIADEFDSGKLGVIFPKIIFDNELKKYAELLQKVNSLGIRSAYLENLGQFELAKKSGFTILTGLGLNCYNSLSIELLYSLGAGNVTISCENSFPQIRDMNASVPVGIFAYGRLPLMTTENCVMRNTSRCEGKGTCQLPSQIIDRRGERFPVFSLANCRNVIYNSKKIYLADKLNGLKKLPLSFYNLHFTDESGNTCAEIIAAYKGGSDRRPTDFTRGLYNKGVE
- the dut gene encoding dUTP diphosphatase — translated: MELKIKKLCDEAKVPFYATEGSAGMDLSACIREAVTVKPLERVTLPTGIAVKLPEGTVGLVFARSGLAVKHGITLSNSVGVIDSDYTGEIKVGVVNLSDKPYAIQPGDRIAQLAVMPYFRCETEVSDNLEKTLRGSGGFGSSGR
- the mreC gene encoding rod shape-determining protein MreC — translated: MRDFLKNPYIIALLIISALLLSLMAYSAAAAGNMSIVQNVLGTIVSPLQKGASKVKNVAGDKLSYFTKFDALNIENTKLKEQLRTEQADTRQLEQLKIENEQLKKYIGLHDTHPSWKMEHGEVISREPGSYLSSFTIDKGTLHGVAVGNVVMTSEGFAGVVYEVGINFAKVSTVIEEGNPIGGIVSRTRDAGIVEGDGNLKKNGLCKLSLLPSEQSAAAGDVIETSGLGGMFPKGLVIGRVVEVGLDKDGISYYASVKPVADLKNLRDVMVITSYNEEIAENK
- a CDS encoding cell division protein ZapA, which produces MKNRVAVKIMDTTYYILADESEDYIEKIAKVVDKKIKEIMDLNEKTSITMAAVLTAFNLCDEVQKTQDTAENLREQLRSYLEDVGRHKQEADDARREIMRLQNEIAHLKMQLTKTNAE
- a CDS encoding Maf family protein — translated: MSIILASKSPRRKELLSMLGVKFDICVSNEDESINPELTYEELVKDIALKKVLAVKRSANISDDLIIGADTIVVCNGEIFGKPKDQNDARRMLTALSGNRHEVYSGIAAIYKGNTACDAERTEVFFRTLSNKEIDSYIKTGEPMDKAGAYGIQGLGSVFIRRIEGDFFNVMGLPLCKLTEMIKNEFGVTLY
- a CDS encoding glutamate-5-semialdehyde dehydrogenase, whose product is MSVIESAKNAYDASLVLSALSGDEKNQVLLSIIDELSEHAQDIFTANEMDIDNAKRSDLTAPLLKRLKFDESKLRGVIEGLRSLIELPDPVGNIISKTELAEGMIMHKVSCPIGVIGVIFESRPDALVQIASLCIKSGNAVILKGGSEAAFTNRVLTQVILNAIRDRDLPDGCITLLETRADVAEMLKCDEYIDLIIPRGSNSFVRYIMENSHIPVMGHADGICHVYVDKDADIDMAVNIIVDSKTQYVAVCNAAETMLVHKDIANAFLPKSAQALKDKGVTLRGDEHTLDIIEAEPATEQDWGTEYLDYILSIKIVENVDEAIKHINHYGSGHTDAIVTSNTETAEIFLNRVDSADVFLNCSTRFADGFRFGFGAEVGISTNKLHARGPVGLEGLTIYKYKVYGNGQIVSDFADGSKKFTHKKI
- the nth gene encoding endonuclease III, whose translation is MNIKERADAIIAALESVYPYAICSLKYTKPHELLISVRLSAQCTDARVNIVTESLFKKYPTLSSFAECDLSELSEDVKACGFYKTKARNIKDAATMLINKYNGTIPDNIDDLLKIPGVGRKSANLLLGDIYGKPAIVADTHCIRISNRLGFANSQDPYKVELSLKEIIPPQKSSDFCHRLVLFGRQYCTARKPSCDKCPISDLCPKIQ